The following coding sequences are from one Plasmodium gaboni strain SY75 chromosome 10, whole genome shotgun sequence window:
- a CDS encoding hypothetical protein (conserved Plasmodium protein, unknown function), producing MVEDPILETKFLSFEEGKVLVTTSLKTGRGIEILNKLINEKRYLRYVFYYLKLLRTVKYLNKHKIKRTLCRLENIIKSKVCQIFHLLCYEVKNKKSACNIRKNDKCYYKSFKKIKGLFKLEKIFKSYMKNIFINFFSKYLFSNTLSFLKMKNKNLIKENNKSNFLSFERDYKKKDENSSNRFLFLYDCYKYHKYRYYNVYQYGLHNYIGMCPKCYLLLHDNHNKSYENVHKNVYSFSKQDIIIQPLIPYYYKNLPSIKMYHHKDNIA from the exons ATGGTTGAAg atcCTATATTAGAAACTAAATTTCTTTCTTTTGAAGAAGGAAAGGTTCTCGTAACCACAAGTTTAAAAACTGGAAGAGGCattgaaatattaaacaaattaataaatgaGAAAAGATATTTAAgatatgttttttattatttaaaattattgCGTACAgtgaaatatttaaataagCACAAAATAAAGAGGACTCTATGTAGattagaaaatataataaaaagtaaGGTATGTCAAATATTCCATCTGTTATGTTATGAggtaaaaaataaaaaatcaGCATGTAACATAAGAAAGAATGataaatgttattataagagctttaaaaagataaaaggattatttaaattggaaaaaatattcaaatcatatatgaagaatatatttattaattttttttcaaaatatcttttttctaatacattgtcctttttaaaaatgaagaataaaaatctaattaaagaaaataataaaagcaattttttatcatttgaaagagattataaaaaaaaggatgAGAATAGTAGTAATAgatttctttttctatatGATTGTTATAAGTATCACAAATATAGatattataatgtataCCAATATGGtttacataattatatagGTATGTGTCCTAAatgttatttattattacatgataatcataataaatcatatgaaaatgttcataaaaatgtatattcTTTTAGTAAACAGGATATTATAATACAGCCACTAAttccttattattataaaaatttacCATCAATAAAAATGTATCATCACAAGGACAACATTgcataa
- a CDS encoding putative regulator of nonsense transcripts encodes MDKTFDYNNINVDNFDELYDFCISKDTNKKKIKEGNNFLGDQKQIFNDDKDRCNKEVVKKYTNIKDTKKHGNNKKSEYSPCSTVEEKRLDMLNDNIEDTDSYYDRKKKNSHKWKEMSNNINSNSSNSNSSSNNNNNNNNSYDNIDPHDNDDIHHINHNKEHEEQYNGNKTTMKKNSESLSDISSYNDIKSYNNVEDGIYDEYDVKNKMKYDKKKNKHNHNNNNNNNNNNNKCDNNKNYHNNKNNKYYNNHLDHKHNDLYEEGDTYKFKNKKSKDDLKYYRCRYCDIDSIDSVVQCNNCKRWFCNGSYGTCGSHIVTHLVRSKHKEIKLHKNSLLGETILECYNCACRNVFLLGFLPTSEEGVVVIICRDPCLSNYIALYEKHLIDMDQNKNISLEDDKEKEVLIKDEDCMHYKEINNNNNTNCENIHCSNNDEKELVEQNSLSSVHHQSDSSDYYYYYYSRRQKNKKLEKSHMNVCNDDNQNVHYDNKLIDDDHMMWGEHNKRQKNIEKNIEKNKEKNKEKKYNEHIENDNNIYINNSNICEEIEKIKDWDLKKWQPVIEDRFFLEWLVNIPSNEEAERKGKLSTSYNVNKLEELWKNKKDVYIDELNLEILNDEPNSVELKYEDAYHYQSIFSPLIQLEADYDKSIKEGQKQGNVTVRWDIGLNKKRYAHFIYVKEESELRLVAGDELKISYTYPDGSIWCCEGHISRLHNTEEIALELRTSCTSNGPWVDNITTGFTVEFIWKSTAYDRMQLALNEFALNSYSLSGFLYHKLLGHDISEDSLEYNKNTFYKMMHKKVMNIRNYSAPNLAPLNHSQIDAIKKSLLSPLSLIQGPPGTGKTLTCATLVYHLVKMNMGKVLVTAPSNVAVDQLSVRIHRSGLKVVRLCAKSRESVPSIAEYLYLHNQMKLLKSDIAEELNKLLELKEEVGELSQKDERRLKKLISFAENEILIEADVICCTCVGAMDKRLKKFRFRQVLVDEATQSTEPECLVPLVTGAKQIVLVGDHCQLGPIIVCKKAANAGLGKSLFERLVMLGITPFRLEVQYRMHPALSEFPSYVFYDGSLQNGITLKEREYPLKSFPWPNPKCPMFFYNSTGLEEMSASGTSYLNRSEASNMEKLVRTLLQCGLKASQIGVITPYEGQRAYITSLFQKNISFQNSADIEVASVDAFQGREKDFILLSCVRSNKKLGIGFLNDPRRLNVALTRAKYGLIICGNAKVLSRHHFISREKINSNETITNVNSVWINLLSQFKKKDLIVEGCLSNLKPVNINIPTPTKLPSRYTNFNYFHSYDNFQKNRTHNYPDKLGSNSYKDKSTTITNQYKNNKYNKNNKNNDELFNSSSVNDYYYHHHFNTNHLSDENTNSQFNLNLSNYSYCSENIMNNDLYTYITKNKKKNIVNSYVNNLSQMSQFNDYATERNHNNNDNPDYLDIHDKYNNSIDDDKKSTTKYNISSSLNNSEFSYSNNNKMSSNHSIDSYNQDTNFISISKNADNLFPYLFYYKSNQNDSSQQPYMYYNENHENINSSKTQKGVKNTVLNKSSTSNMTLTQKDSVILNDHKLSCNSKKELSENTHIN; translated from the coding sequence ATGGATAAAACATTCGattacaataatattaatgtaGATAATTTTGATGAGTTGTATGATTTTTGTATTTCCAAGgatacaaataaaaaaaaaataaaagaagGAAACAATTTTTTAGGAGATcaaaaacaaatatttaATGATGATAAGGATAGATGTAATAAAGAGgttgtaaaaaaatatacaaatataaaagatacTAAAAAACATGggaataataaaaaatcGGAATATTCTCCATGTAGCACAGTAGAAGAAAAAAGGTTAGATATGctaaatgataatatagAAGATACAGATTCATATTATgatagaaaaaaaaaaaattcacATAAATGGAAGGAAATGAGtaacaatattaatagtaacagtagtaatagtaatagtagtagtaataataataataataataataatagttaTGACAATATTGATCCTCATGATAATGATGACATTCATCATATAAACCACAATAAGGAACATGAAGAACAATATAATGGTAATAAGACGACTATGAAAAAGAATTCAGAATCTTTAAGCGATATAAGTAgttataatgatattaaaagttataataatgtagAGGATGGAatatatgatgaatatgatgtaaaaaataaaatgaaatatgacaaaaaaaaaaataaacataatcacaataataataataataataataataataataataaatgtgataataataaaaattatcataataataaaaataataaatattataataatcatttGGATCATAAACATAATGATCTTTATGAAGAAGGTGATActtataaatttaaaaataaaaaaagtaaagatgatttaaaatattacaGATGTAGATATTGTGATATAGATTCCATAGATAGTGTTGTTCAATGTAATAACTGTAAACGATGGTTCTGCAATGGTTCTTATGGTACTTGTGGTAGTCATATTGTTACTCATTTAGTTCGATCGAAACataaagaaattaaattacataaaaatagtTTATTAGGTGAAACTATTTTAGAATGTTATAATTGTGCATGCAGAAATGTATTTTTGTTAGGTTTCCTTCCGACATCTGAAGAAGGTgttgttgttattatttgtaGAGATCCTTGTTTGTCTAATTACATAGCCTTATATGAAAAACATCTAATTGATATGgatcaaaataaaaatatctCTCTAGAAGATGATAAGGAAAAGGAGGTTCTCATAAAAGATGAGGACTGCATGCActataaagaaataaataataataataatacaaattgtgaaaatattcattgtagtaataatgatgaaaagGAACTTGTTGAACAAAATAGTCTTTCTTCAGTTCATCATCAAAGTGACAGTTctgattattattattattattattccAGACGTcaaaagaataaaaaattagaGAAAAGCCATATGAATGTTTGTAATGATGATAACCAAAATGTTcattatgataataaattaattgATGATGACCATATGATGTGGGGAGAACATAATAAGCgtcaaaaaaatatagaaaaaaatatagaaaaaaataaagaaaaaaataaagaaaaaaaatataatgaacatatagaaaatgataacaacatctacataaataatagtaatatttgtgaagaaattgaaaaaataaaagattgggatttaaaaaaatggCAACCAGTTATTGAGGATCGTTTCTTTTTAGAATGGTTAGTAAATATACCATCTAATGAAGAAGCAGAAAGAAAAGGTAAATTATCTACATCTtataatgtaaataaattagAGGAATTAtggaaaaataaaaaagatgtatatatagatgaattaaatttagaaatattaaatgatgaaCCAAATAGTGTTgaattaaaatatgaagaTGCATATCATTATCAATCCATATTTTCTCCATTAATTCAACTTGAAGCTGATTATGATAAATCTATAAAAGAAGGTCAGAAACAAGGGAATGTAACAGTCAGATGGGATATTGgtttaaataaaaaaagatatgctcattttatttatgtgAAAGAAGAAAGTGAATTAAGATTAGTTGCTGGAGATGAATTGAAAATATCATATACATATCCAGATGGTAGTATATGGTGTTGTGAAGGACATATATCTAGATTACATAATACAGAAGAAATTGCATTAGAATTAAGAACATCATGTACATCTAATGGTCCATGGGTTGATAATATTACTACAGGATTTACTGTAGAATTTATTTGGAAAAGTACTGCTTATGATCGCATGCAATTAGCTTTAAATGAGTTTGCTTTGAATTCATATTCTTTAAGTGGATTTCTATATCATAAATTATTAGGTCATGATATATCTGAAGATTCAttagaatataataaaaatacattttataaaatgatgCACAAAAAAGTTATGAATATAAGAAATTATTCTGCTCCTAATTTAGCACCTCTTAATCATTCTCAAATAGATgcaataaaaaaaagtttatTATCTCCTTTATCTTTAATTCAAGGACCACCTGGTACTGGAAAAACTTTAACATGTGCTACTTTAGTATATCATTTAgtaaaaatgaatatgGGCAAAGTATTAGTTACTGCACCTAGTAATGTAGCTGTAGATCAATTATCTGTTAGAATACATAGAAGCGGTTTAAAAGTAGTTCGCTTATGTGCTAAGAGTAGAGAATCTGTTCCAAGTATAGCTGagtatttatatttacataatcaaatgaaattattaaaaagtGATATTGCtgaagaattaaataaattattagaattaaaagaagaagTAGGAGAATTATCACAAAAAGATGAACGTAGATTAAAAAAGTTAATATCATTTGCtgaaaatgaaatattaatagaAGCAGATGTTATTTGTTGTACATGTGTTGGAGCCATGGATAAAcgattaaaaaaatttcgTTTTCGTCAAGTATTAGTTGATGAAGCTACACAATCAACAGAACCAGAATGTTTAGTACCATTAGTAACAGGAGCTAAACAAATTGTTTTAGTTGGTGATCATTGTCAATTAGGACCAATAATTGTTTGTAAAAAAGCTGCAAATGCTGGATTAGGAAAAAGCTTATTTGAAAGATTAGTTATGTTAGGCATAACACCATTTAGATTAGAAGTACAATATCGTATGCATCCAGCATTAAGTGAATTTCCATCTTATGTTTTTTATGATGGTAGTCTACAAAATGGTATTACATTAAAAGAAAGAGAATATCCTTTGAAATCCTTTCCATGGCCTAATCCTAAATGTCCtatgtttttttataattcaaCTGGTTTAGAAGAAATGTCTGCATCTGGAACCAGTTATCTAAATAGAAGTGAAGCTTCTAATATGGAAAAATTAGTTAGAACATTATTACAATGTGGCTTGAAAGCTTCACAAATAGGTGTTATAACACCATATGAAGGACAAAGAGCATATATTACTTCtttatttcaaaaaaatatttcttttcaaAATTCAGCAGATATAGAAGTAGCATCTGTTGATGCTTTCCAAGGAAGAGAAAAAgatttcatattattatcatgtGTTAGAtctaataaaaaattagGTATAGGATTTTTAAATGATCCTAGAAGATTAAATGTAGCCCTAACCAGAGCTAAATATGGATTAATTATATGTGGAAATGCAAAGGTTCTATCAAGACATCATTTTATATCCagagaaaaaattaattcaAATGAAACTATAACAAATGTTAATTCTGTATGGATTAATTTATTAAGtcaatttaaaaaaaaagatttaaTTGTAGAAGGATGTTTATCGAACTTGAAGCCagtaaatataaatataccAACACCTACAAAATTACCATCTAGATATAcaaattttaattatttcCATAGTTATGATAATTTCCAAAAAAATAGAACCCATAATTATCCAGATAAATTAGGTTCTAATAGttataaagataaaagCACCACTATAACTAatcaatataaaaataataaatataataaaaataataaaaataatgatgaattatttaattcttcttctgttaatgattattattatcatcatcattttaATACAAATCATTTATCAGATGAAAATACTAATTCTCAATTTAATCTTAACCTATCCAATTATAGTTATTGTAgtgaaaatattatgaacaatgatttatatacttatataactaaaaataagaagaaaaatattgtCAACTCATATGTTAATAATCTAAGTCAAATGTCTCAATTTAATGATTACGCAACCGAAAgaaatcataataataatgataatcCTGATTATTTAGATATTcatgataaatataataatagtattGATGATGATAAGAAAAGTACGActaaatataatatttcatcATCATTGAATAATTCAGAATTTTCATattctaataataataaaatgtcATCTAATCATTCTATAGATTCATATAATCAAGATACCAATTTTATTTCCATCTCAAAAAATGCAGATAATTTATTTCCGTACCTTTTCTATTATAAAAGTAATCAAAACGATAGTTCACAACAAccatatatgtattataatgaaaatcATGAAAACATAAATTCTTCAAAAACACAAAAAGGTGTAAAAAATACGGtattaaataaatcatCTACATCTAATATGACGTTAACACAAAAAGATTCTGTTATTCTTAATGACCACAAATTAAGTTGTAATAGTAAGAAAGAGCTATCTGAAAATACGCATATAAATTAG
- a CDS encoding putative DnaJ protein has protein sequence MEDIEKCLCYYKILNVDTDASLEEIKKNYKKIVLLYHPDKNSHLSEEEKKRYTNLFRKIQEAYECLSDEVQRKWYDRNRKRIIEGRENSEKKNSEKQKYEYSYTNINIWKYFNNTCYNNFYDGDGGFYDVYRKLFDEIIREENEEIKIMNNIKGSYKNGYTNKKKKDNINSSDKNNIHQYGHNDDNNNNNNNNDDDNNNDDNNNVHGCFIKAPSFGTSSTCGKQLDEFYDYWSNFTTIKKVDYSYEYIKTYEFENRNFRRNLKKVSEKRSIKEKKEFNENIRSLVNHIKKYDIRYINRIVELIEEKRKKIELRELKKKQEILKRKLLFQENNKKKEYNEHITQQDIISSSSDEYNFNAEYKHINYSHDTNKNSLSNCETDKENVDIKKNQKQHMNQNKKNINKDDNIGSDNDINKKKNYDDQHIICSHNEDEYNEAVINKIIYRCDVCKKNFKSMKQYASHEKSKKHINNFLKNAHKYDMDNIFGDDSMDDQINDSKDNDHKNSDGDNNKSGGDNNNSDDNNNKSDGDNNNSDDNNNSDDNNNSDGDHNSDGDHNSDGDHNSDSKSLHSNINNDENKEKSDSECTSHSLTSNENDDILLWYRNKKKSNYKDLTTSYYNNLEQNNAHILNEKIKTNDSSDDYKSSRKKKKEKKKNKNNKSESHDNINIINNIDEHNKINSVHINNSKKLKENIKNLKCQICQQIFESRNKLFQHIQEKGHSAYKNVDTNIRANKGKKKKK, from the coding sequence ATGGAAGATATTGAGAAGTGCCTGTGCTATTACAAAATTTTAAACGTGGATACAGATGCTTCTCTtgaagaaattaaaaagaattataaaaaaatagtaCTTCTCTATCACCCTGATAAGAATAGTCACCTAAGtgaagaagaaaagaaGAGATATACAAATTTATTTAGAAAGATTCAAGAAGCATATGAATGTTTATCAGATGAAGTTCAAAGAAAATGGTATGATAGAAATAGAAAGAGAATAATTGAAGGTAGAGAAAACAGTGAGAAGAAAAATTCAGAGaaacaaaaatatgaatatagttacacaaatataaatatttggaagtattttaataatacatgttacaataatttttatgatgGTGATGGTGGGTTCTATGATGTCTATCGTAAATTGTTCGATGAAATAATAAGagaagaaaatgaagaaataaaaattatgaataatataaaaggCTCTTACAAAAATGGTTATactaataaaaaaaagaaagataatataaatagctctgataaaaataatatacacCAATATGGTCAcaatgatgataataataataataataataataatgatgatgataataataatgatgataataataatgttcATGGGTGTTTCATTAAAGCACCATCCTTTGGAACTTCATCCACATGTGGAAAACAATTAGACGAATTCTATGATTATTGGTCTAACTTCActacaataaaaaaagtagattattcatatgaatatataaaaacttATGAATTCGAAAACAGAAACTTTCGAAGGAACCTAAAAAAAGTCAGTGAGAAAAGAAgtataaaagaaaagaaagaaTTCAATGAAAACATACGTTCTTTAGTTAatcatattaaaaaatatgatatacGTTATATTAATAGAATTGTTGAATTAattgaagaaaaaagaaaaaaaattgaattaagagaattaaaaaaaaaacaagaaatattaaagaggaaattattatttcaagaaaataataaaaaaaaagaatataatgAACACATAACTCAACAAGATATAATTTCATCATCATCtgatgaatataattttaatgctgaatataaacatataaattattctCATGacacaaataaaaattcattATCAAATTGTGAAACGGACAAAGAAAATgtagatataaaaaaaaatcaaaaacAACATATgaatcaaaataaaaaaaatattaataaggatgataatattggtagtgataatgatataaacaaaaaaaaaaattatgacGATCAGCATATTATTTGTAGTCACAATGAAGATGAATATAACGAAGCagttataaataaaattatttatagaTGTGATgtttgtaaaaaaaatttcaaGTCGATGAAGCAGTATGCTTCTCATGAGAAGTCGAAAAAGCACAtcaataattttttaaaaaatgcGCATAAGTATGATATGGATAATATATTTGGAGATGACAGCATGGATGATCAAATAAATGATTCAAAAGATAATGATCATAAAAATAGTGAtggtgataataataaaagtggtggtgataataataatagtgatgataataataataaaagtgatggtgataataataatagtgatgataataataatagtgatgataataataatagtgatGGTGATCATAATAGTGATGGTGATCATAATAGTGATGGTGATCATAATAGTGATAGTAAATCTTTACATagtaatattaataatgatgagaataaagaaaaaagcGATTCAGAATGTACTTCTCATTCTTTAACTTCAAATGAAAACGatgatattttattgtggtatagaaataaaaaaaaaagtaacTACAAAGATCTGACAACTagttattataataatttagaacaaaataatgctcatatattaaatgaaaaaataaaaacaaatgatAGTAGTGATGATTATAAAAGTTCAaggaaaaagaaaaaagaaaaaaaaaaaaataaaaataataaaagtgaaagtcatgataatataaatattataaataatatagatgaacataataaaatcaatagtgttcatattaataactctaaaaaattaaaagaaaatataaaaaatctCAAGTGTCAAATATGTCAACAAATTTTTGAATCCagaaataaattatttcaGCACATACAAGAAAAGGGTCATTCAgcttataaaaatgtagaTACGAATATAAGAGCAAATaagggaaaaaaaaaaaaaaaataa
- a CDS encoding putative DnaJ protein: protein MKKREYLTNKCIFLCCNKLRNIFLWSKEKIKIYENIIKKVENDRIISYPIDKNYIDFFYISYKLNNLIKTTKKNLKLNEDILDTKRLVEKCLNLYYLLLSNIKLKRAHFLKKKIIEYSEYNIRSLIDKKVIKMIDQKMLPYNIRIKKEESVENLFRQINEDCSVYLKKINKVKMRHLFIPGNKINMSEEWKNKYKYFLNKNMLKIPVSKHNYEFLLCSINDSEIRKEVLFLLNEPYKHLNLDKDIIKILKKRYDLSNMLGYENWIHYCMDEHTSEKNNYKDIKEFFDIIKKKINIDYNMINGDIELYMNKMNGNYNNEDKKIKKKKTGGNENEKKNENEKGDIFLSDNRNKYINNNNNNNNNKNNNNYYYYYYHNLYNNHTFHCEEKGDLRCDNSFYRCEKKKICLYDWYYYYNLMNKRIDEYQINKYFPQRYVLDNFIRILSEIYNFYYTRINNKELERKWKKDTIIYRIDIKGKQSNNLLLDSFLGYIYIIPYIDINFKDYFRISNINSLSNTYVICNGHVVINCNFMRTIPIEEKLFSISEIISLFHEFGHAYHLLLLSNKYKLYNLNNIPLDYAEFFSHMNEYLTNNYNIIYNLSNEKNDNSKINKNIFNSFKFDKLRLSHIYIQSIIDYNIHNINPYTFFKNNNNNNNIEHDKDLLYNFYYMIRNEFPYNIHSFNYNLNSTSFPYHFSSLYAGSVLSYLLAELRVRLFFLNQPEFSLQKNKTKSLYSFQKKFYDFISINLIEKNNYPSIIHYVLKNKNEFLQKM, encoded by the exons atgaagaaaagAGAATATTTGACTAACAAGTGTATCTTCCTATGCTGCAATAAActaagaaatatttttttgtggagcaaagaaaaaataaaaatatatgaaaacataattaaaaaagttGAAAATGATAGAATAATTTCTTATCCTATTGATAAGAATTATATCgattttttttatatatcttataaacttaataatttaataaaaacaacaaaaaagaatttaaaattaaatgaagatatattaGATACAAAAAGATTGGTTGAAAAATGTTTGAacttatattatttgttattatcaaatattaaattaaagagagcacattttttaaaaaaaaagataatagAATATAGTGAGTATAACATAAGGTCCTTAATAGATAAGAAggttataaaaatgatagATCAAAAAATGTTGCCATATAACATAcgtataaaaaaagaagaatcTGTAGAAAATTTATTCAGGCAGATAAATGAGGACTGTTCTGTTTATTTAAAGAAGATAAACAAAGTGAAAATGAG acatttatttattcctgggaataaaataaatatgagCGAGGAATGGAAgaataaatacaaatacTTTTTAAATAAGAATATGTTGAAAATACCTGTAAGCAAACACAATTATGAATTTCTACTATGCTCAATTAATGATTCTGAGATAAGAAAAGAAGTGCTGTTTTTATTAAACGAACCATATAAACACTTGAACTTAGAcaaagatataataaaaatattaaagaaaagaTATGATTTGTCTAACATGTTAGGATATGAGAATTGGATACATTATTGTATGGATGAACATACAagtgaaaaaaataattataaggatattaaagaattctttgatataattaaaaagaagataaatatagattataatatgataaatgGGGATATAGAATTgtatatgaataaaatgaatggaaattataataatgaagataaaaaaataaaaaaaaaaaaaacaggtggaaatgaaaatgaaaaaaaaaatgaaaatgaaaaaggagatatatttttatctgACAATAggaataaatatataaataataataataataataataataataaaaataataataattattattattattattaccacaatctttataataatcatacTTTTCATTGTGAAGAGAAAGGGGATCTTCGTTGTGataattcattttatagatgcgagaaaaagaagatttgtttatatgactggtattattattacaacTTGATGAACAAAAGAATTGATGAATAtcaaattaataaatattttccACAGAGATATGTATTAGataattttataagaatattatcagagatatataatttttattatacaagaataaataataaagaattagaaagaaaatggaaaaaagatactataatatatagaattGATATAAAAGGCAAACAAagtaataatttattattagatTCTTTTTTAggttatatatatataattccatatatagatattaattttaaagaTTATTTTAGAAtaagtaatataaatagtTTGTCAAATACTTATGTAATATGTAATGGTCATGTTGTAATAAATTGTAATTTTATGCGTACTATTCCtatagaagaaaaattatttagTATATCTGAAATTATAAGTCTATTTCATGAATTTGGTCATGcttatcatttattattattatcaaataaatataaattatataatttaaataatattccTTTAGATTATGCTGAATTTTTTTCACATATGAATGAATATCtaacaaataattataatattatatataatttgtcaaatgaaaaaaatgataattccaaaataaataaaaatatttttaattcttttaaatttgataaattaagattatcacatatatatatacaatcaattattgattataatatacataatataaatccatatactttttttaaaaataataataataataataatattgaacatgataaagatttattatataatttttattatatgataagAAATGAATTtccatataatatacattcatttaattataatttaaacTCAACTAGTTTTCCTTATCatttttcatcattatatGCAGGATCTGTTCTTAGTTATCTACTTGCTGAACTTAGAGTCcgtcttttttttttaaatcaaCCAGAATTCTcattacaaaaaaataaaaccaaatccttatattcatttcaaaaaaaattttatgatTTCATATCTATTAATctaatagaaaaaaataattatccatctataattcattatgttctaaaaaacaaaaatgaattcttacaaaaaatgtag
- a CDS encoding putative membrane protein (conserved Plasmodium membrane protein, unknown function), producing MSDNYQFLQFYNVYKDNRNKWGTKINKLNFNLDNYKSSRTKIFLYTLWYSIIFTYFVEFFFNLFFSFLYMPYTNIISKTIFFLSIVDCIFVIILTCRSFYAYSYDKSKSLHTLVKLFFALSVWCFIKLLIYVTYTIICFAFISNQKHNYNHLFFYPPKNIYFNYFMEFIITINIVKSVLTLFT from the coding sequence atGTCTGATAATTACCAATTCTTACAATTTTATAATGTGTATAAAGACAATAGAAATAAATGGGGAACgaaaataaacaaattaaatttCAATCTAGACAATTATAAGAGTTCaagaacaaaaatatttctatatacGCTCTGGTATtctattatatttacatattttgtggagtttttttttaatttgtttttttcttttctcTATATGCCATAcacaaatattataagcAAAACAATATTCTTCTTATCTATTGTTGATTGtatatttgttataatattaacCTGTAGATCTTTTTATGCATATTCATATGATAAATCTAAATCTTTACATACATTAgtaaaattatttttcGCATTAAGTGTTTGGTGctttataaaattattaatttatgTTACTTATACAATCATATGTTTTGCATTCATATCTAATCAGAAGCATAATTATAATcacctttttttttatccaccaaaaaatatttattttaattattttatggaatttattattacaataaATATTGTTAAATCGGTGCTCACCCTCTTTACAG